The DNA segment GACCTGTTCTCCCAGCCCTTGAACTCCTTCAGGACCGGTCTGCACCTGGCGAGCACCCTCATGTTGGCGGGGAACTCGGTCATGCGCTTCCCGTTGTGCTTGTACTCGTTGCAGATCTTGACCTTCTTGAGCCCGCCAAGGACGTCCCCCTTGGTGATGACGATGCCGTCCAGGGCGTTCACCCGCTTCGAGAACCTGACCATGACGAGGTCAAGCCAGCCGCATCGTCTCGGTCGCCCCGTCGTGGTGCCGAACTCCATCCCCTGCCTCTGCATGTACTCGCCCGTCTTGTTCTTCAGCTCTGCGGGGAACGGTCCCGTGCCCACGCGGCTCGTGTATGCCTTCACGACGCCCACGACCCTGCCTATGCGGGACGGTCCCACGCCCGTGCCAGTGCACGCCCCGCCGACGACGGTGTTCGATGACGTGCCGTACGGGTAGATGCCGTGGTCGATGCCCAGATGCGTCCCCTGCGCGCCCTCGAAGAGCACGTTCTTGCCCTTGTCCAGGGCCTGGTTGATCAGAAGCGACACGTCCACGACGCTGTCCTTCATCTTCCTCGCGTACTTCGCGTAATCGCTCTGTATCTTCTTCTTGTTGATCCGTTTCTTGCCGCCGTAGGCCGCGATGATCTTTCGCTTCATCGGGATGAACAGGTCCAGCTTCTCGTTGAAGACGCGCGTGTCTATCAGGTCGGCCATGCGGATGCCCGTCCGCGCGATCTTGTCCGTGTAGCAGGGACCGATGCCCCTCATCGTCGTGCCCGCCTTCAGCTTGCCCTTCAGCTCCTCCTCCAGGCCGTCGATGATCTTGTGCCAGGGCATTATCACGTGCGCGCGGTCGGCTATGAGCAGCTTGCCCGTCCGCTTCCTTCTCCGCTTGACTTCGCTCAGCTCCTTCAGGAGGATCTCGGGGTCGACGACGACGCCGTTGCCGATCATGCAAGTCTTTCCTGGGCGGAGCATCCCGCTCGGTATCAGGTGGAACGCGAACTTGTCCTTGCCGATTATGACCGTGTGCCCGGCGTTCGTTCCGCCTTGGAAGCGCACGATGATGTCGGCATCGGCCGCGTAGAAGTCGGTTATCTTCCCCTTGCCCTCATCTCCCCACTGGGTCCCTACGATCGCAGTTGACGGCATTGTTTCACAAAAGAAAAGCGGCGTCGCTAATAAAGAATGTGGTTCAGGACTTGACCTTCTCCTGCTGTTCGTACATCTCGACGATCTCCTTCACCGTCGTCGCGTCCTCGGGGCCCTTGTCCTCCCGCCAACGGCCCGTGAATCTCGGGAACCGTAACGCGAGACCCGCGCCCTTCTCCACGACGTCCCAGGCGGCGGTATGGATAGGGCTCCTCGTTATCTCCGCACCGAGCACCTCGAGAACGACCTCCGGGCTGAACCAGAAGTCGGCCTTCATGTCGGAGACGACCTTCGGGTCTTTGGCGGGGATCTTGTGCTCTTCGAGGCGGTCGGGAATCGCCGCCAGGGTGATATCGTCGAATCCGGTCCCGAGCTTGCAGACCGTCTTGTACCTTCCGTCCTCCGCATCGTACGCGGCCATCAGCAGTGCGCCGTAGGTCCCTGCGCGTCTCCCTCTTCCCGCCAGGGCGCCCACGATCACGAGGTCGACCGTGTCCACCATTCCCTCCTCATACTCCTTCTTGAAC comes from the Candidatus Thermoplasmatota archaeon genome and includes:
- a CDS encoding adenylosuccinate synthase — encoded protein: MPSTAIVGTQWGDEGKGKITDFYAADADIIVRFQGGTNAGHTVIIGKDKFAFHLIPSGMLRPGKTCMIGNGVVVDPEILLKELSEVKRRRKRTGKLLIADRAHVIMPWHKIIDGLEEELKGKLKAGTTMRGIGPCYTDKIARTGIRMADLIDTRVFNEKLDLFIPMKRKIIAAYGGKKRINKKKIQSDYAKYARKMKDSVVDVSLLINQALDKGKNVLFEGAQGTHLGIDHGIYPYGTSSNTVVGGACTGTGVGPSRIGRVVGVVKAYTSRVGTGPFPAELKNKTGEYMQRQGMEFGTTTGRPRRCGWLDLVMVRFSKRVNALDGIVITKGDVLGGLKKVKICNEYKHNGKRMTEFPANMRVLARCRPVLKEFKGWENRSQEEWKDICDKGYKALPSEMKTYLGYIRRTLDLPIEMIGLGPAREETMDLRGKRTPLA